The Molothrus ater isolate BHLD 08-10-18 breed brown headed cowbird chromosome 6, BPBGC_Mater_1.1, whole genome shotgun sequence genome segment TTAGCTTTCCTGCAAATCCTTATGGTCCCACAGTTTCTCAGAGACATCAGCTGGGATTACTGGAAGGTTTGCTctgctggagagccaaggggaaTTTACAGCATTTGTTCCTCTCCATCTTTGTCCCCTAATCAGGTTTCCCCCAGAATGCTGTTATGGGAGAAGTTTGGAATTACTAGAAATGGATCAGCTTCACAGTTTTCCCCCTCTGTTTTTCAACTATTTCAAAATTCTTGGGATTACTCTCAAATATGCCCAGGAAAATTCCTGTGAAAGGATCAATCAGAGGAAAATCATAATATAGATTCTCTACCGTAAATATGTAAttctctctctatatataaaatatataatatacaatatatagTATATCATATATTATCTAATTATcgtaaatatatatttctctaTCCTAAATAGAGAAaactgcctcagcagcagctggaatgaTCCCATTGCTGCTCTTACCTGGTCTCCAGGtgctcctgccagagctcccaACAGCCACTGCCATTCCTAAACAGGAGCCATGGAAGACGTTCCTGCTGTCCATGAGGGCGAGGAGGCACTTTGGGGTGTTCTTGGCTGTGCA includes the following:
- the LOC129046729 gene encoding uncharacterized protein LOC129046729 isoform X2, whose amino-acid sequence is MAEPGERRGRAGAPGALRRARSQEHPKVPPRPHGQQERLPWLLFRNGSGCWELWQEHLETSRKTFKQEVPKRIGASAQ